GCCCGAGGATCTCCGCGTCGTCCGGCAGCCCCGCGCCGGCCAGCAGGTCGGCCACCGCCTCGGCCGCGCCGGTGACGCTTGCCATCCGCACCGCCGGCGGGAAACCCAGCTCGCGGCGCTCGGCCAGCTCCCGCGCCGCGAACCAGGCCGCGTCCCAGCGCAGCAGCGCCTGCACCGGGGCGAGCGCGCCGTCGGCCACCACCACCACCCGGCCACCGGCCGCGCCGGGCCGGGCCAGCGCGGCGGCGGTCAGCCACCGGCGCAGCGCCTCCTCGCCGGCCCGCAGGTCGGCCCGGGTCAACAGCGCCCACGAGTCGAGCAGCAGCACCGCGCCGTAGCCGCCCTCGGCGACCGGCTCGGCGCCCGGTGTGGCGATCACCAGCCCGGCGCCGCCGGGCACGGTCGCCAGCACCTCCTCCCGCCCGGAGGTCCGCACCGGCACCCCCGGGAACGCCCGACCCATTTCCTCGGCGGTCCGCCGGGCCCCGGTGACCGAGGCGCGCAGCCGCCGTCCACCGCACTCCGGGCAGGCGTACGCGGCGGCGACCCGACCGCACCACCGGCAGGCGGGTGTGCCCTGCGCCGACGGCAGGCCGAGCGGACCGGCGCAGTGCGGGCAGCGGGCCGGCGCACGGCAGTCGGCGCACGCGACCGAAGGCAGGTAGCCGCGACGGGGCACCTGCACCAGCACCGGCAGGTCGGCGCGAAGCGCGTCCCGGGCCGTGGTCCAGGCCAGGCTGGGCAGCCGGGCGGAGGCCGCGCCGGGGTCCCGGGCCAGCTGCGGATCGTCGCCGGTGGGCGCCATCGCCGGCATCCGCGCGCGCACGGTGGCCCGGTCGGCGACCACCTCCCGGGCCCACCCGGTCTCCACCAGCAGCTGCCCTTCGGCGGTCCGGGCGAACCCGCCGACCAGGGCCGCCGCGCCGGCCAACTGCGCCCGGGTGAGCAACACCTCGCGGGCGTGCGGGTAGGGCGCCCGAGGCTCGGAGTGCAGGTCGTCCCCGTCGTCCCAGACCGCCACCAGGCCGAGCCGCTCGACCGGGGCGAACATCGCCGCCCGGGTGCCGACCACCACCGGCACCTCGCCCCGGCGGGCGGCCAGGAAGGCACGGTACCGCCGGGACGGGCCGGCGGCGGCGGTGAGGCAGGCGTGCCGGCCGGCGCCCAGCACCGCGGTCAGGGCGGTGCCCAGGCGGTCCAGGTCCCGGCCGTCGGCGACCACCACCACGGCGCCCCGGCCCCCGGCCACGGTCGCCGCCACGGCGTCGGCGTACCGCTCGGCCCAGTCCTCCCCCGGCAGGGCGGACCAGACGGCACGGGGCGCCCGGCCGTCGGCGAGCGCGCGCAGCAGCGCCGGCCCGGCCGGATAGTCCCGCCAGCCCCGCGGATCGACGGCGGGCTCGACCGGTTCGGCGGCCTCGGCCGGCGTGTCGGCGGCGGTGGCGGACTTCTCGGCGCGGGCGTGGCGCGGCGGCACGGCCAGCCGGAGCACGTCGGCCAGGCTGCCGGCGTACCTGTCGGCCACCGCCCGGGCCAGCCGCGCCACCTCCGGGGAGAGCACCGGCACCGGGGAGACGACCTTCTCCAGGTACGCCAGCTTCGGGTGGTCGGACTCGGCGGCGCGCTCCAGCAACCACCCGTCGACGAGCTGACCGGCGAAGCGGACCTTCACCCGGACCCCGGGCCGCGCGTCGGCGTCGAGCGTCTCGGGGACCAGGTAGTCGAACGGGCGGTCGAGGTGCGGCAGCGGCACGTCCACGCAGACGCGAGCGACCGGCGACCCCTCGGCGGGTCGCCGGTCGCGGCGCGTGGTGGCGCTCAGGCTCCCGCGGCCGACTTGAGGTCGGCGGCCCGGTCGGTGCCCTCCCAGGTCAGCTCCGCCAGCTCCCGGCCGAAGTGGCCGTACGCGGCGGTCTGCCGGTAGATCGGGCGCAGCAGGTGCAGGTCCCGGATGATGGCGGCCGGACGCAGGTCGAACACCTCGGCGACAGCCTTCTCGATCGAGGCCACCGGCACCGTCTCGGTGCCGAACGTCTCGACGAACAGGCTCACCGGGTGCGCCTTGCCGATCGCGTACGCGACCTGCGCCTCGCACCGCTCGGCCAGCCCGGCGGCGACCACGTTCTTGGCCACCCACCGCATCGCGTACGCGGCCGACCGGTCCACCTTCGACGGGTCCTTGCCGGAGAACGCGCCGCCACCGTGCCGGGCGTACCCGCCGTAGGTGTCCACGATGATCTTCCGGCCGGTCAGCCCGGCGTCACCCATCGGGCCGCCGATCTCGAACCGCCCGGTCGGGTTCACCAGCAGCCGGTAGCCGTTGGTGTCCAGCCCGAGACCCTCCAGCTCGGGCGCGATCACGTGCTCCCGCACGTCCGGCGTGAGCAGCGACTCCAGCGAGATGTCCGCCGCGTGCTGGCTGGACACCACCACCGTGTTCAGCCGCACCGGCCGCAGCCCGTCGTACTCGATGGTCACCTGGGTCTTGCCGTCCGGCCGCAGATAGGGGATCGTGCCGTCCTTGCGCACCTGGGACAGCCGGCGGGCCAGCCGGTGCGCGAGCGCGATCGGCAACGGCATCAGCTCGGGCGTCTCGGAGCAGGCGAAGCCGAACATCATGCCCTGGTCGCCGGCGCCCTGCGCGTCGAGCGCGCTCTCCGAGCCGCCGGTACGCAGCTCGAACGCGTTGTCCACGCCCTGGGCGATGTCCGGCGACTGCGCGCCGATGGACACGCTCACCCCGCAGGAGGCGCCGTCGAAGCCCTTCTTCGACGAGTCGTAGCCGATCCCGAGGATGGTCTCCCGCACGATGGTCGGGATGTCGGCGTACGCCTTCGTGGTCACCTCGCCGGCGACGTGCACCTGGCCGGTGGTGATCAACGTCTCGACCGCGACCCGGCTGTGCGGGTCCTGTTCGAGCAGCGCGTCGAGAATGCCGTCGCTGATCTGGTCGGCGATCTTGTCCGGGTGGCCTTCCGTGACCGATTCGGACGTGAACAGACGTGTCACGGCACTCCTAAGCATGTGAAGACTTTTAAAGGTCGCTCGGCGGCAGTTTAGTCGTCCCCGTCGCACTGTGAGTGCGGGAACGCCAGCCGACCAACTCTCAGGACGGTAGGTCGAGTCGAGCGGCCACGAGGTCCCAGACGGCGTCGGCCAGGGCCTCCTTGGGCTGTTCGGTGAGCCGGTGGACGGCTCCGTCGGCGCCGATCACGGTGGCCGCGTTGGTCTCCGCGCCGAAGACCTTGTCGACGCCGACCTCGTTGACCACGATCAGGTCGGCGCGCTTGCGGGCCAGCTTGGCGCGGCCGTTGGCCTCGGCGTCGTGGGTCTCCGCGGCGAACACCACGAGCACCTGCCCGGGCCGACGGCGCCGGCCCAGCTCGGCGGCGATGTCGGGGTTGGTGACCAGCTCGATGGTCGGCGCGACACCGTCCTCCGACTTCTTGATCTTCCCGGTCGCGTAGGTGGCCGGGCGGAAGTCGGCCGGCGCGGCGGCCATCACCACGGCGTCCGCGTCGGCGGAGGCCGTGAGCGTCGCCGTGCGCAACTCCTCGGTGGTGCCCACCCGGACCAGGTCCACCCCGGCCGGGTCGGCGAGCGCCACGTTGGCGGCGACGAGCGTCACCCGGGCGCCCCGGGCCACGGCGGCACGGGCGAACGCGTACCCCTGCTTGCCGGAGGACCGGTTGCCCAGATAGCGGACCGGGTCGAGGGGCTCGCGGGTGCCGCCGGCGGTGACCACCACGTGCCGGCCGGACAGGTCGGCCGGGGCGTCCACGCCCCGGGCCAGCGCCCGGCGGGCGACCGCGAAGATCTCCGCCGGATCGGGCAGCCGACCCTTGCCGGTGTCCCGCCCGGTCAGCCGACCGACCGCCGGCTCGATCACCCGGACGCCCCGCGACCGCAGCGTGGCCACGTTGGCCACGGTCGCGGGGTGCTCCCACATCTCGGTGTGCATGGCCGGCGCGAGCACCACCGGGCACCGCGCGGTCAGCAGCGTGTTGGTGAGCAGGTCGTCGGCGAGGCCGTGGGCGGCCTTGGCGAGCAGGTCGGCGGTGGCGGGCGCGACCACGACGAGGTCGGCGTGCTGCCCGAGGCGCACGTGCGGCACCTCGTGCACGTCGGACCAGACGTCGTCGGCGACCGGCTGGCCGGAGAGCGCCGCCCAGGTCGGCGCGCCGACGAAGCGGAGCGCCGACGCGGTCGGCACCACCCGGACGCGGTGACCCGACTCGGTGAGGAGCCGGAGCAGCTCACACGCCTTGTAGGCGGCGATGCCGCCGCCGACCCCGAGGACGATCTCGGCGGGCATCGGCGTGGGCGCGGTTACGGCTGGTCGGTCGGCTCGGCGGTGAGCAGGCCGGAGTTGATCTCGCGCATCGCGATGGAGAGCGGCTTCTCCTGCGGGGTGGTCTCCACGAGCGGGCCGACGTACTCCAGGAGGCCCTCACCGAGCTGGCTGTAGTAGGCGTTGACCTG
The genomic region above belongs to Micromonospora sp. WMMD1128 and contains:
- a CDS encoding primosomal protein N'; amino-acid sequence: MSATTRRDRRPAEGSPVARVCVDVPLPHLDRPFDYLVPETLDADARPGVRVKVRFAGQLVDGWLLERAAESDHPKLAYLEKVVSPVPVLSPEVARLARAVADRYAGSLADVLRLAVPPRHARAEKSATAADTPAEAAEPVEPAVDPRGWRDYPAGPALLRALADGRAPRAVWSALPGEDWAERYADAVAATVAGGRGAVVVVADGRDLDRLGTALTAVLGAGRHACLTAAAGPSRRYRAFLAARRGEVPVVVGTRAAMFAPVERLGLVAVWDDGDDLHSEPRAPYPHAREVLLTRAQLAGAAALVGGFARTAEGQLLVETGWAREVVADRATVRARMPAMAPTGDDPQLARDPGAASARLPSLAWTTARDALRADLPVLVQVPRRGYLPSVACADCRAPARCPHCAGPLGLPSAQGTPACRWCGRVAAAYACPECGGRRLRASVTGARRTAEEMGRAFPGVPVRTSGREEVLATVPGGAGLVIATPGAEPVAEGGYGAVLLLDSWALLTRADLRAGEEALRRWLTAAALARPGAAGGRVVVVADGALAPVQALLRWDAAWFAARELAERRELGFPPAVRMASVTGAAEAVADLLAGAGLPDDAEILGPVPADDGRERMLVRVPRARAADLAGALHAAAGQRSARKAADPVRLQVDPLSLF
- the metK gene encoding methionine adenosyltransferase, producing the protein MTRLFTSESVTEGHPDKIADQISDGILDALLEQDPHSRVAVETLITTGQVHVAGEVTTKAYADIPTIVRETILGIGYDSSKKGFDGASCGVSVSIGAQSPDIAQGVDNAFELRTGGSESALDAQGAGDQGMMFGFACSETPELMPLPIALAHRLARRLSQVRKDGTIPYLRPDGKTQVTIEYDGLRPVRLNTVVVSSQHAADISLESLLTPDVREHVIAPELEGLGLDTNGYRLLVNPTGRFEIGGPMGDAGLTGRKIIVDTYGGYARHGGGAFSGKDPSKVDRSAAYAMRWVAKNVVAAGLAERCEAQVAYAIGKAHPVSLFVETFGTETVPVASIEKAVAEVFDLRPAAIIRDLHLLRPIYRQTAAYGHFGRELAELTWEGTDRAADLKSAAGA
- the coaBC gene encoding bifunctional phosphopantothenoylcysteine decarboxylase/phosphopantothenate--cysteine ligase CoaBC, which codes for MPAEIVLGVGGGIAAYKACELLRLLTESGHRVRVVPTASALRFVGAPTWAALSGQPVADDVWSDVHEVPHVRLGQHADLVVVAPATADLLAKAAHGLADDLLTNTLLTARCPVVLAPAMHTEMWEHPATVANVATLRSRGVRVIEPAVGRLTGRDTGKGRLPDPAEIFAVARRALARGVDAPADLSGRHVVVTAGGTREPLDPVRYLGNRSSGKQGYAFARAAVARGARVTLVAANVALADPAGVDLVRVGTTEELRTATLTASADADAVVMAAAPADFRPATYATGKIKKSEDGVAPTIELVTNPDIAAELGRRRRPGQVLVVFAAETHDAEANGRAKLARKRADLIVVNEVGVDKVFGAETNAATVIGADGAVHRLTEQPKEALADAVWDLVAARLDLPS
- the rpoZ gene encoding DNA-directed RNA polymerase subunit omega, translated to MGSIATNPEGITNPPIDELLEKTTSKYALVIFAAKRARQVNAYYSQLGEGLLEYVGPLVETTPQEKPLSIAMREINSGLLTAEPTDQP